The Pseudomonas sp. FeN3W region TCATCCACGATCACACCGAGCTTGGCAGCATAGTCAGGGTCAAGCGCATGTTCCGCGTCAATGAACGCACAGGTCTTGCCTTCCTTTTGCGCCTGAGCAATGACGGAGAGGGTAAGGGTCGTCTTGCCCGACGATTCAGGCCCAAAGATCTCAACGATGCGCCCGCGTGGAAGTCCGCCGATGCCCAGAGCAATGTCCAGATTCAGAGAACCGGTAGAAATCGAAGGGATTGGCTCGCGAGGTGAATCACCCAGGCGCATGACCGCGCCTTTTCCAAATTGACGCTCGATTTGTGAAAGCGCTGCACTGAGCGCTTGCTGCTTGTTAGCCTGAATAGACATAGTGGGCTCCTGGTGGACAGTGCTGCAATAATAGCCATTTTTGACGTTATGTCAATAGATAGCATTGGCGTATTGACACTTTGCCAATGCTTGCTATTATGAATGACATCAATTGGATGGATCTACACCGTGAACAACCTGCAAGCCTCTACCGAGCAACTTAACAACTGGGCAACCGCATACAAGGAGCACCAGGATGCGCATGCATCAGATTGCCTGATGCGAGCCTTAACGCCTCTTGTTTATAAGCACGCCAGGCGATTTGCGGGTCACGACGAACACATGCTGGAGGACATGGTTCAGGAAGGCTATATGGCTATTCTTCATGCGACCAAAACCTTCGATCATGCTAAAGGCGAGAGCTTCTTTCCATTCGCCGCAACCTGGGTCGTGCGCACTATTCAGAACTACAGCCTCAAGAACTGGCGAATGATCAGAATCACTGATAATAATTCGGTTAAGCGCGCGTATACACGCATGTCAAAGCTTTTAGGCGATTCCACCAGCCTGTCCAATGAGCAAGCTCAGGCATTGGCGGATGAGCTAGGGGTCGACATTCAGCACGTTCGTCTTGCTTACGGCCTTCATGCATGCAAAGAAGTGTCTGCCAACGCCCCATTAAGCGTTGAAAATGGTGCTGAAGGGTTTTGTCTCCAGGACTTGTTGGCAGATCCAGAGTCGCCCGAGCTACTGGTAGAGCAGGCTATGGAAATGAAAGAGACGCGCCGCAGGGTTGATACCATTCTGGGTGCTTTGGCTGATCGTGAAAAAATGATCATCCAGCGTCGGATCATGGTTGAGGAAGAGGGCGACGCCTCCAAGCTAAAAGACCTTGGCGATGAGCTTGGTGTCAGCCCTCAGCGAGTCAAGCAGCTCGAAGCCCAGGCCATCAAGAAAATGCGCGCAGTGAGTCACCTGGCAATGGCCGCTTAATTCCCCTCTCCGCTGTTGGCCTCTGGGATTGCTCATGACCTATACTGCTCCTATACGAACAGTTGAGGTATCCATGTCAGCACTAAGGTTTCCAAGTCAAGAATACATTACCCCATCCCAAATCAGGCCAGATCATGTCGATGAGATCATGCGGGTTTTGAGCGGCGACGTCACCACCAAAATGATTGCGAGGATGATGCTTGTTGACAGTAATGGTAAGTACGATCCAGCATCTCTTCTTGGGCTTGGGCTAAAAACGGATAGAGGGGATATCATCGACCAACTCTACTTTCTGGAAATCTATGTTAGTATAGGTTTCCAGAAGATGGTTAGTCAGGCAATGTCTGACTTAGATCTACGTACACAAATCATCCATAATACAAATATGCGCGATGATATCCTCAAGGGGGTATTTGTCGATTATGTAGATAACAATCTTTGCAGGGATAATCGAGGTAAGCTTTTCACAAAAACCGCGCTTACACATTACCTCAAGAATGAGGAGAACTGTGAGCAGCTCATGTCCAGTGCGCTTATACACGGTGATGTGCAAGCTCTTGAATTGCTATTGACCCATAAATATCTTAAAAAGTACCAGTCAAAGCTGGAACTCGTAAGTTTTTGCAGTTCGAAAAAGATAACCCCTCACCCAATCCATCAAATTGAATGCCAAGAGCGCCTCACTGACTCAGCTTACCTGAGAAAAATTTTGGCACTCGAAGGTGCTGAGCTGAAAGGATTTATCGAGAACGATCAAAGACCTGAACTTGTGATGAAACATGGAAGTCTTGTCATCGAATCACTGTTCAGATCTGGAAAATCAGTAAGAGACAAGGCACTCTCAGATTTACTGACAGCCTGGATTGCACACGGCGTTGATTGGTATGAGGGCATGGCTAATGCGTTTGGAAGCCCCCTGGACAGGGTTGATGTAGCCAACCGTGAGAAGCAGCCGCTGCGCGAAATAGCCGATTTGCTTGACAAGAAAGCTGAGAACTCCAGCCTTTGCGCACTGATTCTAAAGGCACTACCGGCTGAGCTGAAAATCGCCTATTGCACGACGCCGGCAGAGGCCAACAAGCTATACAAGGTGACAAAGGATGAATACCTGAGACCTTACGTCAGCAAATCGCTTCTGAGGGAAGAAATTAACTCTGGATTTGACATCTGATTTGATGCGGCATAATTGACATTCTGCCAAAGGTGAGTATAGTGTTCTCATCGAGGCATTCACATCAGGATCACCCATGCGCACCACTCGCGGGCAAGCAATCAATTATTTCGCGCCAGAACGTCGCAACGCGCCAAGCACCAAGCCATTGGCCAACGAGCAAAGTGAACGGATGGAAGAAATTCTGCGCGAATCGATGGCGCATACGTCGCAGGAAGGCGCTCACCATGGCTTTGTGGTTTTTGAACACGAAGATGCTGAGTGGATTTTCCTCGAAGAGTATTACTGCAAGATGGTCGTTGCCAGGACGCTAAAAACGCTTGGCCTCTCATCGTCGATGAGCAGCGCTATTTTCAGTTCGAATATGCCAGAGTTCATTCGTGTGGATTTTTTGATTCACCACTTCGTTGCGCTTGCTCAGAAGGTTATGCAGGATCAAGAGGATTGCACCTATGCGCTCATGGCATTCGTGGGTGAAAAGCTTGGAATCAAGCAAAGCTGGCCAGATGCTGAATGCACGGTAAGCTTCTACTCCTATTTCTTGATGCTCAGAAGCTGCGTCGGCAAGCACCTCATCGATCACAATCAGGGTATCGTTTTCAAGCTCAAATCCATCAGCTCGTACGAGGAAATGACTGGGCTTGAGATGTATATTTCAGGTGAGGTGCTGATGCCATTTGGTGGCCAGGCACTCATCACTGGTTTTAACCTCAACGTTCCGTTTTTCGCGGACATGGGATTGTCCGATCTTCCGCTGGTGCCGGCATCAAAAGAGCTATGCATGAGCGCAGGCAAGCGAGGCAGGAACCTGATTGAAATCCTTGGTACGGCAGGTGCGAGCTATCTCAGCTGCAATGGGCAGGCATTTCGCCCAGGCTTCATGGGAAGCAAAATTGCTGTGTCTGTTCAAAGCCGTGTAATGGCAGACCCTCAGGGTTGCCGTGAGGTCGAGCCTCAGTTGTTCGAAGACCTGTTGGGCCTGTACAAGATGCGCCTGATCGACGAGGACAACATCAAGCTCGTTATGCCGAAAACAGATGATGATTTTGCTCTGTTGACACCGTTTTTTCCGATCTACTCGCTGACAACTTCTGAATGGCTGATGGGCCGCAGCCAGGATCTTTCAGTAATCGATTTTGCCCCACAGATCTTCGATCAAATGGTACTTCCTGCACAATCAAAGCGTCACATAAAGGCCATTGTGACCCAGGGGTGTAACAGCATTGATTTCATTGCTGGCAAGGGTGCTGGCGCAGTATTCCTACTTGATGGAGAGCCAGGAACCGGCAAAACCCTGACCGCAGAGGCGACGGCAGAGATGCTTTTGCGCCCCCTGTACAAGGTTAGTCTCGCTGATCTTGGGGCAAACATTGGGGCGCTGGAAGGGGCATTGACCAATATTCTTCGACTGGCTGAGCGGTGGAGGGCGGTCTTGCTGATCGATGAGGCAGATGTCTTCATGCAAAAGCGGGACAATGAAAACATCGAGCGCAATGCAATGGTAGCGGTATTCTTGCGACTGCTTGAGTACTACTCGGGCGTGCTGTTCCTGACAACCAATCGCGGCCAGGACATCGATGAGGCATTCCTGTCTCGCTTGTCGCTTGCGCTGCACTATTCTAAGCTCAGCGAGCAAAGCCTGAAGGCCATCTGGGAGATCCTGCTGACCCGCGCTGGCATCGTCCTGCAAGCCGATCAGCTGGAAACCCTGGCCAAGCTCAATTTCAATGGACGTGAGATCAAGCACCTCATTGCTAACATGATTTCGCTAGCCGCCTACGATAAGCAGCCACCAGGATGGGATCAGCTCAATGAGATGATTGAGTCATTCACGACATTCCGGGCCTCTTTCAACCGCTCAGCTGCCTGAGCATTTTCCAGGAGAAGCAAGATGCTGGCGCTCGAAGAATTAACTGAGCAGCAGAAGATGGACTACGCGGCCAAAGCCATCGGAGAGAAGTTACTTTGGCCAAGTATCGATGATCTGGCGCCAACAATGGAGTCAACGTTTCAGTATTGGAAGCCCAAAGACGATGACGGTGACGCGCTTCGACTCTCCGCAAGGCTAAGCATCCAGATCGAATACATCGGCCCCTCCACAGGCCCGGTAACAGAGGTAAATTGCTATCCACGTGGTCGCGGCGATTGTGGCGCTATCAAACCGGTTGGTAATGACAGGACTCAAGCAACACGTCTGGCAATCTTCGAAGCGGCTGTTCTGCTTGGAATGTCGATGAAGGTATGAGCTTTGTTCGCCATTGCCGTCCCGCTTTCGACGAAAGCGGGACAGCCTGGCTCCCAGAACGCTCTTCATTGGCCGCTAGAAGGTGAACGCACGTTGCCGTGTTGGCAACGCCATGGCAGGATTCTTTCGCGCTGTAGATGCTTCGCTATGCAGCCTTCATTTACTACGTGCCCGTGTTCGCACGGTCACCGTGACATCGATCTCGCAATTAGCGTTGGCCAGCAACTCGATCAGTGAGTCCGCTGAAAACTTGTCCATCTGCCCATTAAACAGATTGCTCATGCGAGGCGCACTGACTCCCAGGCGTCTTGCGGCATCCCCCTGCGTCCAGCCGTTTGCAACGATGATGGCCATCAGACGCTGGCGAAGCACTTCTTTAACCTCTGCCAGCAAGCTGCACTTTTCCATTTTTTTGCTCCCAAAATCTACGCTGTTTCGAGCCGAGCGGTGGCCGCAAGAGGCGTGCAGGCCTTGACCTTTTCAATTAGGTAGGGCGTTCGGGACTTCCACTGTCCATAGATGGAGTTCACGCCGAAGGTCGCCCCAATGGTTGAAGCCCTCAGGAAAAAAGCAGCCTCTGTCATGAAATAGGCGCTACTGAATTCCAAGTCTCGCCCATCAATCCAGAATCGGGCAGAGGTCTGCATAGAGAACGCGAGGATTGCCCGCTGTACTCCAAGGCCCGCTTTGCCCTCATGCTCGGCTGCGCTTTCCAGGACTCGCAGCAGGTGGTTGAAGCGTTTATCCCTGATGGATTCTGCCCACTTAACCTGCTTTTCAGTTCCGACTAACGCAGGCAGCGTTAACGGATAGGCGTTGGACGATGGGCTATCGAACCACTCACGAATGGTTTTCTTGCAGTCTGTGCAGAACTCATTACGAGCGTAATGAAGCTCCTGCGATTTCTCACGGGCATACTTGTGTCGGATCTGAAGCGTTTCTCGATGATCACACACCCGAATCACGGCTTGATCAATCACTGATTCAGAGAACATCTTTATGCCTCTACTGATCGAAAGGAAAGAGAGGACTGCAACCAAGCGGAAAATAGAGCGCTTGATTGAGCCGTCAGGAGGGCAACGACTAGCGCTAGCGGCCCCATCAACTGTTGCTCAAAGTGTAGTGTTTTAAAGGGTTTTTGTCAATTTATACCTATGCCTTTAAGCGTCATGGCTGAGGCCCTGGACAGCGCTGGAGAACGCCTCAGAAAAATAATTTGAATTTTTTTCATCTAGGGGGTTGCATTTCTCTGAAAGGTTCGCTTTAATAGAACCATACCAAGCAAGCAACAACCCAAACGAGAGCAAGACGATGAACGCACATAACTTCCACCAGTATTGCATTTGCAATCAACAGGCAAAGATTAATTTTGCCAAGTGGTATGTGCGCGTCAGCTAAGTAAGTCTCTCATGGCCTACTTAGCGAAAGCGAGGTAGGCAGCAAGACCGGACTTAAAAACCCCGGAGCCTACCAAAAGGGCTCCGGGGTTTTTCGTTTTGGAGGCAAAAATTTGGAGAAGTGGCGGAGTGGACGAACGCACCGGACTGTAAATTCGGCTTGAAAGACGCCCTGGTTCGAATCCAGGCTTCTCCACCAAATGCGGGATAATGTGTCATATACGACACATTAGGCGGGAAATGTAACGTTAACGTGTCATATTTGACCTTTAATGTTGAGAGGTAAATGCAGTGATAGCTCAGTCGGTAGAGCGGAAGTTTGAAGAACTTCGCGTCGTAGGTTCGATTCCTACTCGCTGCACCAGTTTGTTGGTCATTGGTGTAATTGGCAGCACCACGGTCTCCAAAACCGTTAGTGAAGGTTCGAGTCCTTCATGGCCAGCCAGGTTGTAAATTGGCGATTAGCTCAGTTGGTAGTAGCGGGTGACTGTTAATCACCAGGTCGTAGGTTCGAGCCCTACATCGCCAGCCAATTTAGATGCGCAAAAGAGTGGCGCAGGGAAATGAGTAAAGTGAAAATGATTCATGTTGGTGTGGCCGAGCGGTTAGGCAAGTGATTGCAAATCACTTTTACGCGGGTTCAAGTCCTGTCGCCAACTCCAAATGATGGTGGGCATAGCTCAGCTGGTTAGAGCGCCGGTTTGTGGCACCGGAGGTCATGGGTTCGAACCCCATTACTCACCCCAATTAAGGGCGCAAAAGAGTGGCGCATAAAGAGATGTTTGGACGGGTAGTGCAAGCGGTCAAAGCCAGCAGACTGTAAATCTGCCCCGAAAGGTTCGGTGGTTCGAATCCACCCCCGTCCACCAGTTTGATGAGTACGGAGGCTTGAGATGGATGAAGTGAGCATTGCCAGGCGTAAACGGATTGTTGCCAAAATGCAGGCCGAGTGCCTAGGAATCGGCTTGCTGATGGATAGGCTGGAGGCCGCCCTTCAGGCGAATGGGCAAAGAAAGTAGGAAGCGTATCAATTTAGTTGTTTGAATATGGGTGGCTAGCTCAATGGATAGAGCAACCGGCTTTTAACCGGTAGGCTGTGGGTTCGAGTCCCACGCCACCCACCAGGTTTGCACGTGTAGCTCAGCGGTAGAGCATCCGACCGATAATCGGGGGGTCGCTGGTTCAAATCCAGCCGTGTGCACCAAGTTGTTGGCGATTAGCTCAGTCGGTAGTAGCAGGTGACTGTTAATCACCAGGTCGTAGGTTCGAGCCCTACATCGCCAGCCAGTAACCAGCAGAAGCGAGACCTTTGGGGTCGCGAGGAAGCTGAGACACGACCCGCTTCGATATGCGGCGCGGCTCGGCGTTAAGAGCAGGAACATGGCCGTCTTCGAAAGAAGCAGCCTGGGGGCAGGTCGATAAGGTCTGCCGAGGACACGAGCGTGGGCAGTGGGCTGCGTGTCCAAGGTTTTATGTAGATGTAGCTCAGTGGGAGAGCAGCCGGAAGGTTCCGGTGAGCTAAATCCCTGGCGCATGCGCAACCTACTGGTGGTCGCCCATCGCCTTGTGGATACTTTGCGCTGGTTCGAGTCCAGCCATCTGCAACTTGGGGTCTTAGCTCAATTGGGAGAGCGCCTGCCTTGCAAGCAGGAGGTTGTGGGTTCGATCCCCATAGACTCCACCATATGTACGCATGAGGGTTTTGATGCCTGACTGCAAGAGGTTATGCACGTGTAGCTCAGCGGTAGAGCATCCGACCGATAATCGGGGGGTCGCTGGTTCAAATCCAGCCGTGTGCACCAAGTTGTTGGCGATTAGCTCAGTCGGTAGTAGCAGGTGACTGTTAATCACCAGGTCGTAGGTTCGAGCCCTACATCGCCAGCCAGTTTCAAAGCGCGAAAGAGTGGCGCAAGAGGGTTGATTACAAGTTTATGGACGGGTAGTGCAAGTGGTCAAAGCCGGCTGGCTGTAACCCAGCTCCGAAAGGTTCCGGGGTTCGAATCCCTGACCGTCCACCAATTTTGGGTTGTTAGCTCAGCGGTAGAGCAATCGGCTTTTAACCGATTGGCCGTAGGTTCGAATCCTACACGACCCACCAAGCAAGAGTTTCATGATGTGCCAATAGCTGCTCCGCAAGAGCCTCATGAGACTTGGTGTAGATGTAGTAAGTTAACATCGGTGTGACCTATTGGAGTGTCCCTCGCAAGGGGTTTGGGGTTCGAATCCCACGTCATCTACACCCACTTTATTTGTTGTTGATTTATGTTTTGTTGGCCCGTAGCTTAGCTGGAAGAGCGCCTGGTTCTGACCCAGGAGGTCGTTGGTTCGAATCCAACCGGGCCCGCCAATTTAAAGATGTAAAGGGTTTATGGTGATCGTAGCTCAGTGGTAGAGCGCCTGGTTGTGGCCCAGGAGGTCGTGGGTTCAATACCCATCTTTCACCCCAAATGTTGCCCCTTAGCTTAATGGTAGAGCAACCGGCTTTGACCCGGTTGGCGAGAGGTTCGATTCCTCCAGGGGCTGCCAAACATGCAGAAGCAGGAATAAGGCAATGGGACATTTGTACTTGGTTACAGCGGAAGTCAAGACATGGCAGCGAGGTTCTTCCACCACCAGCATTAAAAGCCGCCTGGTTCGGGCGCTGAATGAAGAAGAAGCAGAAGAAAAGTTCAGGAAGCATTTTTCTACAAGCGATGGCATGCCATCGGTGTTTGAAGTAGAAGTTTCAGCTGTAATTGAATAATCGGGACGTTAGCTCAATTGGTAGAGCGGCTGCCTTACAAGCAGTAGGTCGTAGGTTCGATTCCTACACGGCCCACCATTTTCCCAGCGCGGATCCTTTCGCGATGGCTTGAGGTTGAAATGACGGATATTAATCATAGAAGAAAAAACAAGCCGCAGGTTGATCGGCGCTACAACAGAAGCGCCTATAGCTCAGGTTTTGCAAGAGACAAGGATCAGGACAGAGCCATCCGTGTTGGAAAAACTGGATATCTCGACAAATCCATGCATGGCTCGGCAAGAAAGAGCATTTTGGCGGATAAAACCGTCTCAGCCCGTATTGGTAATGACTTCTGTAATGGTCATCGAGGCATGGCGAAGGCGATCAGAGGCGCGAAGAAGTTCGTAAGAAGCCGAATCAGGTTCAATGAAAACAGAGCAGTTCGTAAGCTTGTCGATCAAGCGCAGGATTAAAAAGGGGCCTTAGCTCAGCCGGAATGAGCGCCTGCATGGCATGCAGGAGGTCGTGGGTTCGATCCCCGCAGGCTCCACCAGATTAAATGCCCTAGTAGCTCAGCTGGCAGAGCGCATCCTTGGTAAGGATGAGGTCAAAGGTTCGACCCCTTTCTTGGGCACCAGTTTAAAAGCTTTGGGGATGGAGCCAGAGGTCGAGGCAGTGGCATAAATTAGGCGCCACGACGTAAAAGTCAGCCGTTAATTCTTTCAGAGGAATGTGTCAGAAGCACCCATAGCGGCCTCGGAGCGGTAATCATTCCACCGAGGTGGGGATAAAGCAGCAGGGGAAGCGTACTCTAAATCTGAAGGAAGCTTTGGGATCAAACCCAGGGTCGCGGTATTCACGGGTTCGAATCCCGTCATTTCCACCAATTTAGCCGTATGGCATTCAGAAGTGGGAGGTTGCGCAAGGCAGCTTGGATGAGGGCGATGATACGTGGGGCTGCTCATCAAATTTTCCGTGAACACCGCGCCGGGCCTGCTGATATGCTGATCAGGAGGCCCACTGCCCACTCTCTCAGGATCGACATCGATCCCCGTCCAATCCTGTCAGAGATTCCCCATGACCACCCGCCGCACTGCAACTCTTCGCCCAAGCCAGTTCCGCCACCTGATCCGCGTTGCTTCCGTTACTGGGCGCATGCCTGAGCGTGACGTGATGCTGCTCTGGATCACTCACACAACGGGCATTCGCGAGACCGAGCTGGCACTGCTCGAAGTGGCCGACATGCTCTATCCACGCGGAGCCGTTCGCCCAGAGGTGCACCTGCGGGCTGAAGTCTGCAAAGGCTGCCGTGCTAGAAACGTGTACCTGACCCATCCGAAATGCCTTGCTGCCATCGAGGCATGGATCGCCGTTCGCCTGGGCAGAGGCTGGGGCCTCAGTGGTGAGGCAGAGTGCCGAGGCTTGCGCCCTGACAGCCGACTCATCATGACCCACAAGGGGCAGGCCTTCGAGTTAGCCTTCAAGAAGCGCGAGCTGGAGGGCGGCCCCGAGGTGTACCGCGCATGCGATGCCCTCCAGCAGACGATGACCCGCCTGTATCGGCAGGCCGGCATCAAGGGCGGCTCATCGCACAGCGGGCGACGCACCCTGGCAGCCAAAGTGCTGGCTGCGACCGGTGATGTTGACACTGTGCAGCATCTACTCAGCCACTTCACCTTGGATCACAGCAAGCCCCATCTGACCGTTGACCCCGAAATCATTCGACGGGCCTATGAAGTCGCATTATGATGAAGGATATTTCCCGAATCGATTGGAGTAACCGTGGAAGTAAAAGAGCTTGTGCCGTTGGCCCCCGATGCTTTCAAAGCTGAAATGAAGAAGCGAGGCTGGGAGCCTGATCTACTGGCCGTTCGCTGGGGCATGACCAAGCGCCGTGTGAATCAAATCATCGCGGACGCTGATCGCCCAAGGTACTACGACGATGCTGTGATGGCTCTTCCGGCGATATTACGATAGGGAAATATACTTCTTGCATGGTCGGGAAATATATTTCATAATCCCCCTATCAAGACGAATCACCGAGGAAACAGAAAATGGCCAGCCGCAACGAGCAGTTCCTGTCGGTCATCGATGGCAAGGCCAAGGCCTTGATTCTGGAGGCAATCGCCACTCACTACGGGATCACTCCCCAGGAGGCCTACGCCGAGGTGACCGACGCCAAGGCTGAGCACCTGCTTGATTACATGGTAGAGCCCCAGCGCTCCGCTGCGTCTGTTTTGATGCAGCGCCACGGAATGGCATAAGAGGAAAACGAAATGGCCAATTTTGCAGCGGTAAACAAAGCAATCAAAAATGCTTACCCGACTTTGGACATTCAGGCGGTACGTGGCAAAGGCTACGTGTATTTCGATGGCGACGACGGCTTTGACAAATTCAAATCGATTTACTCGCATCCAACTAGCACTACGACAGACACAATGATTCGCCTTTGCTTGAATGAGATAAGTCGAGTGATTGAAGACGAAAAAACGACAGCGCGAAGCTGACCTGCCTACCTACATATACGGCTGGGAATAGGAAAACGCCACCATGGCAGCAGATGAGGTTCCGCCGTAACCAGCCGTCCGATCTGGGGAAGTGATTGCCGCCGAAGGTCAGTGGAATGAGGCTGCACTGCGGCGCGTTCGCCAGCAGGAGGGCGCCAGCATTGGAGAGCCTGGCCAGCGACTGGGGATGGCATAAGACCGATACCGGCTGGGTTTGTACTTACTGTGCTTGCCATCAACAACCAGGCAACTGTTAAAGAAGGAAATTATGGCCACAGAACGGATCGTCGCTAAACAACCATACGTAATTGGTGGCGACTATGCGACAACAGTGCTTTCAGAAGATCACCAAGGGCCGGTTTCGATGAGAGTCCGAGGTCGCGAAGGTGATCATATGATTGAGGCTACGTTCCCAACTTTGCATCAGGCGACCATAGCTGCGAGCTATGCCATTTCCCCAGACGGTGGCTATAGCGATGTTGTTTTGATAGATGGCACTGGGCAGCAAGTAACGCACGCCGACTGGCAAGATTGGGCTCTATAGCCCGAGAGAAAGGAAAACTGGCCATGGCCATTAAAGCTGAATTGACGTACCGATTCGCCAAGAGCGGCAACCTTGTCCGAGCGGTTTCCCCCACCAATTACGGTGGGCGCGGCAACTGGCGTGTGGTTCGGATCGACTCTGGCAAAGAAATGATTGTTCCTGGCCGGGCTTTGATTGACCCGAACCATCCAGACTGGTCGTAGATAGGAAAACAGCGCATGGCATTCATGTACCACGTTGCCAGTTCTGAACATCGGGAAAGCATTGCGGCGAATGGTCTGCTTGCGTCTCTTGATAGTACCGGCTTTGGGGCTGTGTTCTTGGCGGATGCGTTGCCGAAGGACTGCTCAGGGTTTGAT contains the following coding sequences:
- a CDS encoding ATP-binding protein — encoded protein: MRTTRGQAINYFAPERRNAPSTKPLANEQSERMEEILRESMAHTSQEGAHHGFVVFEHEDAEWIFLEEYYCKMVVARTLKTLGLSSSMSSAIFSSNMPEFIRVDFLIHHFVALAQKVMQDQEDCTYALMAFVGEKLGIKQSWPDAECTVSFYSYFLMLRSCVGKHLIDHNQGIVFKLKSISSYEEMTGLEMYISGEVLMPFGGQALITGFNLNVPFFADMGLSDLPLVPASKELCMSAGKRGRNLIEILGTAGASYLSCNGQAFRPGFMGSKIAVSVQSRVMADPQGCREVEPQLFEDLLGLYKMRLIDEDNIKLVMPKTDDDFALLTPFFPIYSLTTSEWLMGRSQDLSVIDFAPQIFDQMVLPAQSKRHIKAIVTQGCNSIDFIAGKGAGAVFLLDGEPGTGKTLTAEATAEMLLRPLYKVSLADLGANIGALEGALTNILRLAERWRAVLLIDEADVFMQKRDNENIERNAMVAVFLRLLEYYSGVLFLTTNRGQDIDEAFLSRLSLALHYSKLSEQSLKAIWEILLTRAGIVLQADQLETLAKLNFNGREIKHLIANMISLAAYDKQPPGWDQLNEMIESFTTFRASFNRSAA
- a CDS encoding XRE family transcriptional regulator, yielding MHASCGHRSARNSVDFGSKKMEKCSLLAEVKEVLRQRLMAIIVANGWTQGDAARRLGVSAPRMSNLFNGQMDKFSADSLIELLANANCEIDVTVTVRTRARSK
- a CDS encoding tyrosine-type recombinase/integrase, with protein sequence MTTRRTATLRPSQFRHLIRVASVTGRMPERDVMLLWITHTTGIRETELALLEVADMLYPRGAVRPEVHLRAEVCKGCRARNVYLTHPKCLAAIEAWIAVRLGRGWGLSGEAECRGLRPDSRLIMTHKGQAFELAFKKRELEGGPEVYRACDALQQTMTRLYRQAGIKGGSSHSGRRTLAAKVLAATGDVDTVQHLLSHFTLDHSKPHLTVDPEIIRRAYEVAL
- a CDS encoding sigma-70 family RNA polymerase sigma factor, which produces MNNLQASTEQLNNWATAYKEHQDAHASDCLMRALTPLVYKHARRFAGHDEHMLEDMVQEGYMAILHATKTFDHAKGESFFPFAATWVVRTIQNYSLKNWRMIRITDNNSVKRAYTRMSKLLGDSTSLSNEQAQALADELGVDIQHVRLAYGLHACKEVSANAPLSVENGAEGFCLQDLLADPESPELLVEQAMEMKETRRRVDTILGALADREKMIIQRRIMVEEEGDASKLKDLGDELGVSPQRVKQLEAQAIKKMRAVSHLAMAA